tatatatatatatataaagatatttgaaataaactaagaaaaaaaataaacagaatattgGAATGGGGTATGATTGAGGTGGATGTATTACTTAGATTAATCGGCAAATTTCTTTCTATACAAGTGACACTTGAACTGAGAAGAAGCTTGATGTAATTGAGGGACAGAAAGAAATTGAGTGTCACAGAAATACAAGATATGGTAGAGGAAAGATCAGGCATGGAACCATGAAAGTTAGCCTGTGTCAGATGGCGGCTTCAAAAATTATTGTGACTGGAATAATGGCAAAAATTACTTAAATGAGAAACATAGGAAAGATGTTTCATTAGATACCTTGTCTCAGAAATGAAAGGTCTGTACTTGAAcctctttattttcaaagaagtCACCCTCACAGATTTAAACCATGGAGAGAACGCTTGGCTTCCAACATTTGCTGCTCCAAACAACCCCTCAGAATCCTGCCTTCCTCTCTGGACTCAGCAAAACCTCTAGATAAGCTAACTGAATGTGTCATACAGAGGGTGATGGACTCTCACCAGTGGAAGGCAGCCTCAGTGCCTCCTTCTTAGGTAAAGACTCTGCCCTGGATAAGTGACTGCTGAACTTGAAAATGCTTCACATGAAGTTATAAGCTTACACTAAGAAGCCTCCACACTCTCTTCTATTATCTCATGCAAAGAAAGGAGTTGAATGGACATCTGCATGAACTCTGTGCTCTAATAGTTCCCTGTATTTCAACAAGCTCATTCCAATGTATCTCAACtagataatttaataatttataataaaataagggaaaCAAACTATATGATAATGGTGATGAGGATGATGTTGGGATGATGATGAACCAAAATAAAGTAAGCACACAGCTAAACTGGCATCAAACCTAGCTTTCCCATTGTTGTCTTTCCTCTGATTTGACCCATTAAAATTGTCCTCAAATCCCATTTGTCTTCCTAATTGCTcaaagtgtgatttttttcccccagaatatGCACATCAACAAAGACATACACATTTTCTTGGAAGTAGGAATGATAATTTGAACCTGTCCTGGCTTGACAGGTGATATCCCACatgatatcattttatttaaatatcctgAAGATGCACTAACACTCGAATTACAGTGGAGTCTGAGCATTTACCTGTCTCCTTTACCTCTAGTGAGATATAAGGGGAAAGAAGAACTGCTTTAGTGAGCACACAAATGATGCAGagatttcagagaagaaatggacTAGGACAATATTGGTTTATTTGAAAGTCAATATATTTTGGTCAGCATTGGTTAAAATATATTACATCCAGGCAGAAACAGAAACATCATGTATGAGGCTAGTGCCAAATGAAAATGCAATATTTCTTGGGGTACTTTGAAGCATTAAACCAAGACGGGTCCTTTCAGAGCAGGAAACCATGTGCTTACAAGTACGTACACCTAAATCCTACTTTCAAGCAtctgagaggaaagggaagagcaAAAAACCCTAAAGGATGATTGATCAGAGCAGGAAGAGGTGAGTGTGTTGGGGAAGACCAGTCCAATCTGGGGAGTATAGAAGAGCTTTCAAATGGGCAATCCTGGGAAACAACCATGAGAAGAAGGCATCTCAGTTCTATCTCGAAGGATCAATGGTGATGAACAAAGcaaaaaaagatatttccagAAGATGAAAAGCAATGGGTGTCCAAAGGGATCAATATCTCTGCCACAATAAGTTGTttgaataatattatattttccttaGAGGACAAGAAGCATATGTAAGAAGTAGACAAGGAGTTTACGTGCAAGGCAAACCAATGTCACCAGAGTTGGTTTAGACTTGTTTTCCActtcaaaattctctttttgaTCCAGGACTCTGATGTCATGTGAAGCTGATGTGCTGGATTCCTGGGGTCCTGGGTTTTGGCTCCCAGGGGAAAGGCGGACTTGGATATACAGGGAGACGGGATTTTCCAATTGGAGCTGTGAGAAAAGAAGAGGATCTTAATCTTAAAGAAGGGGAATCAcagagaaagggggaaagggaaaaaagatacACAGGATGaacaaacaaagaataaaaaaaaaaaatcacacctctGCTTTTTACACCACAAGTGCAGTCCAAACAGCAGGACCAAGGTGACAATGACAGCCAAACACATCAGAAGCAGAAGGATGGCGTATCCACCTGGTTGGGATAAAAAAGCAGAGGGACCCATGAAATGCTCCTGATCCACCACAGGTTAGGCTTCGGTCATGAGGGCGGGGGGTTTCCTGGGGTTCTCACTGTGTTCTAGAGCCTGTATTTCAATCCCCCCATCTATGTCCATCATGTACCCACCCTAACCCTCTTCCACCAaatcaatagtttcttttttctttagttcCTCTAATTTCTGATTtccaatttctttaaatttacttGCTATCACTCCCTCCCCCTTCTTTATTTGGATTTTCCCACTTTTATCCTTCCCACACTTAGGATTTCTACCTATTTCCCCAGTTCCTCACTGAAAATCCCTAGGGCTATTTTCTGTCATTCCCAGCTGGGTCTCAGTTCTCTCACCCCAGTGAATGATTATATCATGGCTTCCCAGACTGCTGTGCTTCACCCTGCAGGCCAGGCCAGCTGCCTCCCGAGCGGCCACATTCAGAGTCACCCGAAGATACCACGTTCCATCAGCATTAGGCAGGAGGTCACCTCTCTGAGTGCCCCGTTGCTCCTGGTCACCCCGCATCCACATCACCCACACGGGCTTTGGGTAGAAGCCAGACACATGGCACACCAGCAGCAGACGGCCAGGCCCAGGACTGGGGCCACTGGACAGCCAGGCCTCGGGCTTCACTACACAGGGGAAAAGTGGGGAGAAATGGAAGTTTTGTGAGCACTTTGAGCTCGAGTTCAGGTACTGGGTGCCTTAGAAGTTTGAGTTAtcacttcttttatattttcttgggaAAACAATCCTGAAGCCAGGCATCTCTCCCTGGGACCTCTTATTGCGTGTTTCAACAAGATGATGAGAAAGGGCGAATCCAAACAAAGGAGAAAGAGCAATAGGAATAGGAGGGGAGAGAGTGTGGGACTCACCTTGCCGCCCTAGCTCTGACTTCCCTGCTGCAAGGACGCCTGCCAGAAATCGAGGGCAAGTGTCATCGAGGAGGCTCTGCACTATTTCCTTGATATCTTCGTAGAGATTGAGCACCCGACAGACGTTCTGGGCCCGACTCCCTCCTCTTGGAGATGGCTGCCAGGAACCTCCTTGGAAGCTCAGGAAGTCTGATCCTTGGTATGCTCCATTAAAGAAGCTCTCTGAGGCCTGCCCAGCATGCAGTCTACAACCTGATGATGTCTGGAGCTCAAGGGGGTCTGAGAATGGACAGAAAAGAGAATCAATATGAAAAGAATGACAAGAAGGgaacataaaaaaaatacagagagcgATGGAATTCAAAGGAGCAAATTGCTGGGGAATCCTATAGGAAACTAGAATTGAGAGGCAAAATGGGAAGTAGATGTGTGGGAAGAAAATTGGAAGCTAATAAATGTATATTGGAATAATCATATTGGAATAATTGATAGGGAAGGCATAGAAGACAGGAGACTGGTCTGGGAAAACTCACGGAGGAGTGGTGAGGTCAAGGTCAGGCCATGCGAACACTCAGTCCAATGACAGAGGGGCAGAACGGGAGGGTGTGTCCAGGGGTGGGAAGAGAGAAGCTCAGGCAGGCCCTGCTGTGCATATGGCAGGATGGGGGTGGTGAAGGGTGAAGCAGAGAAGTGAGTGTGAGCCAAAGGGAGGCAGGGAGCAAGGTCAGGAAAGGTCAAGATGGTAGAATCTGGTCCACtactccccccgccccccgcttTGACGATGGCCAGAGAGCCCAGACAGAAGAGGAGCTTGGAACACCAAACTCACATTCAAACTGGAACTGACTAGAAAAGGCCTGCACCACCCTGATGAAACCGTGGAAGTACATCTGGAACAGTGACTGGAGGTTCTTCACCTCCTCCTTGCTGAAGTTTCCAAGGGACCAGGGCTTCAGGTCCTTGAGGGAGCCTAAGACCTTGTCCCAGCCAAGAATCTCCAGGTCACCCAGCCAGCCGGAGGCCTGGGTGCTGGCCCAGCTGTGGTTGGCAAAGGAGGAGATGTGGACTAGGCGGAAGGAGAGGGGCTCTTCTGCTGGGGCATGATGAGGTCTTAGAGCCTGGGGAGCTGAAAGAGAGGAGAGTGGCCGGTGGAGAGAAGAGACAATGCAGGAAGAAGAATTCAGGATGGAAAGAAAGAATGCAGATAGTTACAGTTTTCAAATATCCCAATACCCTCTATTCCCTAATCCAGGCCCCTATTGCTAAAATCAGAGACAGAAACTGAGACGAGAAGCAAGAATTCTCTCCCAGGATGCAGTCTGGAGTGAAGTATATTGTAAGAGAATTGCCTCCTTCGGGCAGATTCTCCAAGGGCTTTCTGTCCTGTGCCTGACCACAAATATCTTTTCACCTGAGCTCTTCTTACCAGTTGTGCTTTGCCCATGGCAGAGAAGTCCCTCGAAGAGGAGAAGGAGCAAGAGCAGCATTTGGAGCTTTGATGTCTTGGCCAGGAAGCTCTCTTCAGAAGTCAGATATATGCTGCCCTCCCCACACCTTCTCCTACTCTCATCTGTCTCTCTGTGGCACAGACTAACCTCTGCCTCTACCCACTTCCCTATCAGAAAATCCACACTTGCCTTGCTCAGCCACAGCCTCCCATAAGGTCTctcatttccctctctctctcccactgttGGCTTCCAAGTTTCTCCTCTCTTACCTGCATTCTCCTGACCTCCTCTATTGCTCCAACTGCACAAATCCTGGAGTCTTGGATTTGGACAAAGTCTATAGTCTGTCATATGGCTACAAAAGTCAATGGCATTCGGCCTTAGAGAAATCTAGTTCACCAGTGTTGTCATCTGCAAAAGGAAGTGGTGGAAGTCACTCAGGTGGTGCACAGTAACCTTCCTGCAATCTCCCCTTTGCTTGTCTATCTGGggtcttctcctcctcctcaccttttctccattttattggttctctctgtctttctctacCTGAgtattatttttgcctttatatGTTGCTTCTGTATGTTTATTTTACTCTGTGTGATTATAATCCATGGACTTCTTTCTTAGAATGACATATTTGCTGGAGTGGTATCCTACCCTGAAAAGTGGGCACTAAGATAGATGAACCTCCAAgagaaattcctttattttttttttttttttaaatttttagttgtagatggacacaatgatttattttgtttatttagatttttttttttttaatgtggtggtggggattgaacccagggcctcacacatgctgggcaagtgctctaccactgagctacaaccccagccaaagAAACTCCTTTATTCTTGCTGAAAGTTGAAAGAGCAAGTGCATCGTGTTCCCAAAAGAGTGAGGCTTGTTGTGAATGACAGTTTCTTATTTCTACAGAAAATTCAGGTTTCtgtgacatatttattttaaatatcatcagAAAAATTTGAACCATCCTACGTATTTTTACTAACAATATCAAAAGTGATATATGCCATACAACATGATAAAATCTATTAGAAAGCTGATGTTACAACAGATGTAAATGTAGAGGGAAGTCAATGCTAGAATTTAGGGAACAAAGAGTGAGTCAGTACAAGAGAAATGAGTAAACCTTGACTATGAAAGATTATTCATGCAACACTGgagaattgttcttttttttttttttcaagaaagtgaAAGATGCTAAACATAGAGTGATGTGGTAAAATGGCATTCAGAAAAACTGCCTAAATCCCAGTTGGATTTACTGGAGGATGCATCAGAGTAATAACACAAAGATGGCAGAGGACCATAGTGACCAGAATAAAAGCAGCAGAAATGAGAACTGAGAGGAGTGAAAATAGCAAAGATAATACAGACTTAAGAATTGTGACTGGGAGGAAATGATATGGGGCCACACAGCTAGAGAATACAGGTGTTATACGGACAAAATTCAGATGCACAGTTCAATGTGCATTGTGTTATTGTGAGTCGTGTTGGAATTCAGGCTGTACTTGGAAGAATTTAGATGGTTCATGTTATGTGGGTTGTTGCAAGGGGTATTATGATCTAGAACCTCCCGAGCATGAGTTGACACAGAAAGAAGACTTTCCCCATctctttcaaattatattttaaacttacTTTAAGAATGTCATCATCTATGCTTTGGGAAATATTCAAGTATCTTGAAATGTGTTCGTTTATACATACTTTGAATCATTATAAATGTTcattgagtgcttactatatgCCATTTTACTGAGAACTGAAAGTATAATGGTAGTTCAAATTAACAGTAGGGAGATTATATAGTCCTTGTACTGGCAGAGTTCAGCATGGAGAGAAGAAACCATAGAGAGGAATATAGGACCATAATTGTGTAAGCACCAAATCTGGAAGTATGCAGTGCTTTTGCAACAAATGATAAGagaaatagacaagatcaaagaACAATTTCCAGAACACGGTGACAGACCTGGGTCCAAGGGAATATTAAAAGTTAACTTGGAAAGAGAACCCATTACATGAAAAAACTATGTAATTGTGGGGAATATCTTCCATCTGAGGAACTGAAAAAGCTGCAATTCACTTGTATTTCACAACAAAACTTCTCAACCATTAAAATGTACTTCTCTGTTTTAATCATGTCTTTtcttgagaaaatggaaaaaaaataaattcagacaTGATCACCCACTGGATCTCAGAGTATAGCCTAGCAACAGTTATATCATGTTCACATTCAAGTGACAAGTTCAGAAGACTGGTCATCTGATCTTGACCCAGTCTGCCCACAGTGGCCTGCCACATCTGGAATTTTCAAAATCAGTAGTAGGCGTTTTAGATCTCATTATTCTATCAGTTCATCGAGTTGTAAGTTTCCTTTGTGCTTGTCAACCATCATTTTCAGAGAGACAGCTTCTCCTGTAAACCCTGGGTGGTCTGAGTCTTCCTTCTGCCTGCTACATGTTAGGCGGAAGTGAGCTCAAGTAGAACACCTCACTTCTGCTACACCACCACCTGTTAGGCCCCTGAGGTCCCTTTGAACATCCAACGAGCCTCTTCTAAAGTTCTTTGATTCTGCACGACAGTGCATATTCAGAGGAGTGGGAACATTCACAGTGCATGCTAAGACCCTGCAGTTGGAAGAGTCATTGCTATAATTTTACTGTAGGAAATTTCCAGAATGATGGAATAAGGAGCTTGGCTGACCATCTCCACCTAAAACAgtgataaaactataaaactgtgATCATATTATTAAAAAGCAATCACTTGAGGATCTGGAAAGGAATCAAAGGTATGCAACTAGTTGAGAAGTGCTGATTCTAGAAAACAATTGAACCTAGGTAAGCACAGTTGTAAGCCCATCTCTTTCCCATATACAGTACCTTCACTGCTTTGTACCAGGgcaaggaaagaaacaaagaaaaaaaaaaaaaacaacacaaagcaTCTTTGCTGGATGCGGCTAACTTGATTTAGAGTGCAGTAGGAGGAAAAACAAGAAACCCAACATTATTACCACAAACAATAACAAACTCCATGGCaaacaaatgggaaaaatttGCTTCCCAGCAGGCTTGAGGGTGTAGCATTGAACGAGGTGAGCAGACATACTGTGAATGAGGTGAGAAGAGTACCTGCAGACCAGCCAGAAAATTTTGAGAGACATACTGTGAATAAGATTATCATTTGGGACCTGAGTAGCCCCACATCTTCCTGGCAGTCTGGAAGAAAGCCCACAGGTACACAGCTGCAAGCATGCTCAAAGAGATCATAAATGACCATCATTTGCTTTCTGCAGGTCCCTGCAGGAGTGTGAGGCTTGTGTACATGCTaggaggaaacagaaataaagtggagcaaaaagaaaaagtcagCACTGACTTGCAAACTTCCAGAGCTTGCAATAGATTTCTCAGCCTGAGGGAAAAATCCAATGGCAAAGGGCAGCTCAAAATGCTTGAACAGAATCTTGAGCCAAACACAGAGCCACCACTATGCTGTGATGACATAGAAGTGACCTGTAAGGAATTGgacttaagaagaaaaaaaaataaaacaatttctacaactcagaagaagaaataatagcaCCTGGTACCATTCTGAACAGGAGATGATACTATTGAAGAATCAGAATAAATACATGATCTGCAGATGCATGttttttcagcaataaaagatgCATGAAAATGAAGAGGCACATAATACTGTACATGGGGGTAGGGAAGAAGTCAACAGAAACAGCATTTGATGTTGCTTAAATGTTGAGCTTAGCAGAAAGATCCCAAATCTCCTATGAAATATTATCACTGACCAAAGCCCATATTGAAGAATTAAAATAGAGTACAACAACAATGAGAAGAATAATGGAGAATAcaattaaagagagagaaataaatttttaaaggtatATGGAAATTCTGGAGTCTAAAAgtacaataaatttctgttaggtacaagataaatatacaaaaattatatatatatatatacacacacacacacacacacacacatataataagTCTTGCAAAAATGAAATGGGAAAGTGATTTTATTCACTAAAtgatcaaaaagaataaaatatctaagaacaaatttaaccaaggaaatgCAAAGTAGGTACATTGAAAACTATACAATAATGCCAAGAgaaattaaatatctaaataagtagtgatatattattatatattactaatatgcaaaataaagataagaaataaaatgaacgACATAATACttcaattcattttatatattcatatattataaacAACTCATCTTGCATTTATGCAAATAAAGCTGAttttctgggcttttttttttgcttgatatCACTTTGAATAGATAAGGTTCAAAGGAACATTCTATAGTATAATGTTGGTGTGTTTGTTTAGCATGATTTATCTACATaaaccactttattttttatttttaatttcttttccttaatatGTTCTAAAAGACAAAATTCATGCCCATACCATCTTTCTTACACCATTCATATTATTTACTCATTGAAGATCCAGCAGCACCTGTCTTATTCTTAAATTTGATGTTAAATATTCCaaatttttgtaattaatttatttccaacttgaattttgttttctatacttTGGCTGTAGTGACACCAAATGATATGATTAGCTCCCTTTTATTCCAGGTTGATAAAGTGTCCCCCCCATCAGTTAATACTTAATTATACTGAGGGCATTATTAACTAATAATGAAAAACCcaatggttaattttttttccttttaacctcATAATATAAACAGTTACATTAATTGACTttatcttaaaaagtaaaatgccCATCCATGCCCATccttataattattatgtaataATCCTACATATTTTTGGGGTATAGTGTGATATTTGAATAAATGTATgcaatgtataatgatcaaaatcaagataatattttaaactcatttccatttcattatgTTGTGAGACTTCAAGTTCCTCTCTTttagttcttcataaaatatgtaatgCCTATTGTGAACTAAAGTCACTCTGTTTTctatagaacactagaacttTATTCTCCTACCTAAGTTTTGGTGCCCACTGTATGTCAGACAGGGATATTTAGAATGTCTTGGTTGCCCTGCTTGGTTTCAGTCTTGCTCTGAGATGATCCCTATTTCTATTGTCTTATCTTCcccttttaaaatagaaacatttgATGGGTGCCTGCCTCACATTGTATCCTGGAAGTGTGTAACTTTTTGAAAAAACAGGGGCTTACATTaaatttgccttgagtctcagaggagagtTTGGACTTGGACTATTGAGCAATGTGAGAATAGTTGACTTTGGGACTCCTGGTGATGGAAAGAATGGATTTTGCTCTGTGAGATGTATAAATCTTGGGGATCAGGGGCAAAAATATGATGGCTTTAATATGAATGTTGTCCCCCAAAagaccatgtgttaaaggcttggtccccaggttgGCTCAATTAGCTCAATTAGAAGGTGCTCTGAGTCTTCAGGCGGTAGGGCTTTATAGGGGGTTCTTTAT
This sequence is a window from Marmota flaviventris isolate mMarFla1 chromosome 10, mMarFla1.hap1, whole genome shotgun sequence. Protein-coding genes within it:
- the LOC114079134 gene encoding T-cell surface glycoprotein CD1e, membrane-associated-like isoform X2 gives rise to the protein MLLLLLLLFEGLLCHGQSTTAPQALRPHHAPAEEPLSFRLVHISSFANHSWASTQASGWLGDLEILGWDKVLGSLKDLKPWSLGNFSKEEVKNLQSLFQMYFHGFIRVVQAFSSQFQFEYPLELQTSSGCRLHAGQASESFFNGAYQGSDFLSFQGGSWQPSPRGGSRAQNVCRVLNLYEDIKEIVQSLLDDTCPRFLAGVLAAGKSELGRQVKPEAWLSSGPSPGPGRLLLVCHVSGFYPKPVWVMWMRGDQEQRGTQRGDLLPNADGTWYLRVTLNVAAREAAGLACRVKHSSLGSHDIIIHWGGYAILLLLMCLAVIVTLVLLFGLHLWCKKQSSNWKIPSPCISKSAFPLGAKTQDPRNPAHQLHMTSESWIKKRILKWKTSLNQLW
- the LOC114079134 gene encoding T-cell surface glycoprotein CD1e, membrane-associated-like isoform X1 is translated as MTDYRLCPNPRLQDLCSWSNRGGQENAAPQALRPHHAPAEEPLSFRLVHISSFANHSWASTQASGWLGDLEILGWDKVLGSLKDLKPWSLGNFSKEEVKNLQSLFQMYFHGFIRVVQAFSSQFQFEYPLELQTSSGCRLHAGQASESFFNGAYQGSDFLSFQGGSWQPSPRGGSRAQNVCRVLNLYEDIKEIVQSLLDDTCPRFLAGVLAAGKSELGRQVKPEAWLSSGPSPGPGRLLLVCHVSGFYPKPVWVMWMRGDQEQRGTQRGDLLPNADGTWYLRVTLNVAAREAAGLACRVKHSSLGSHDIIIHWGGYAILLLLMCLAVIVTLVLLFGLHLWCKKQSSNWKIPSPCISKSAFPLGAKTQDPRNPAHQLHMTSESWIKKRILKWKTSLNQLW